The DNA sequence GCCGGGTAGTGAAAGTGGGCATACCACAGCGGCTTGCCGGCCTTGTCCTTGATCACATACTCCTGCAGGTAATCCTGCGGCTTGCCCTTTTGACGCGCCGTGGCCGTGCGCTCGGCGACGCTGGCGATGGTCACCTCACCCTGCCCCTTGAGGTAGTCGATGCGGCTGGCGGTGGGCGGTTGTGCCTTGATGATGGCGATACGCAGGCGCCGGCCCTCCTCTCGCATTTCCGCGGCCTTGTCAGTTAGCGCCTTGGCCTGCAGGGCAGCATCGCCCCCGGGAGTTGCCTTGTCGGTAGCGTTGGTGCGGGTCAGCGCTCCCTCGATCTGCTGGACCATTTCATCCAGTGGCCGGGCCTGCAGCGTCAAAATTTCCTCCATTTCCACCGGTATGTTCGCGGTGCGTGCCTGCGCTCGCGCCGTTTGAATCTGCTGATCGGCGTCTGTCAGCAGCCTTATGGAGCGCTCGAGCAATGCCTTGAGACTCAAGGAGGTGTCGGCGGCGATGGTCCTGGGCGCCTGCGCGACCGGCTCCCAGACAGAATCACTGGGGTTTTCTTCGAAACGCGCCAGATCCTGGCCTTCAATCGGATCGACCACCACGACCATATCGCCCTGGCCGCTTTCGGCCCGACCGCGCCGCTGGCCGATCACCATGCCCCGATTGCGGGTTTTGATCAGAGTTTGCGTGCGGTTGGCAGGTAGCACGCTACTGGAGTGCTGCGGCAGTCCACGAATATGCCTGGCCAGTTCCGCTTCCGTTTCGCTGCGTATTTTGGCCAGGACCTGGGCCAGGTGCTGATACAAGGGCCGGCTTTTGGCATCCTGGGCAAACCGCTTGTAGTTCTCCAGACCCTCCTGGGCAATGGTGAGTCTACGCAGGCTGCTGTCCAGGATTTGCACGCGCTCACGTTCAGTGAACTCCGGGTTCTGCTCCAGTGCCACTTCCATTTGCAGGCCCAGCCGAGCCGATTCGATAACGCTGACCAATGCCGGCGCTGACCGCCCCCCAGTGCCATGAAGCAACAACGCGCCGTACAGATGAATTTCCGTCGAACGCCAGGCCTTCAGCGGCGGTTCGCGGTGCTGCAACGCCTCGACCTTTGCAGCCAGATCGGCCCCCAGCGGCGGGGTCTGGCGCAACTCCCGGGTGAGGGCGAGCATTGTTTCGAACCGGACAATCAATTCATCGACCATACCTCTGGCACGCTCGAAGGCCTCGAAAAAGCGTTTGTACTGATCGTTACCTGGATTGGTGACCAACTCCCTTATGCGATCCTCGCCTTCTGGGCTGGCAAGCGTCTTGATTTCTTTTTTCACATCCAGGTAATCGCAGCGCAATGCATAGTTCAGTTGGACCAGAGCGCTTGCCCGATCAGCCAGGTAGCGGGCGTGGACTTTCTTGAAGTCCGCTTGCGACTTGAGCGCGTTCAAGGCCTTGTAGTTTTCGTGCGCCTGGGTCATGGCAGCATAGTGCGCGCGCAAATCGCTGCCAAAACGCGCCATCAGATCGGCGGCGGGGTCGTTGCCCTGGGCGACGATCTCATCGAGCTCGCGGCGTATGCTCAGCGTCATTTCCAGGCGCTGTGGCAAATACGCCTGTAACGCGGCCTCCAGGTTCTGTACCCGCTGTTGATTGGCCTGGCGCATTTCAGCGATGCGCCGCCCCAGGGGCATGCCGCCGCGCAGCTTCAGGTCCAGATCAAACTGCCAAAGGCCATTGCCCGAGCGCTTGAGCCAGGGCCCCGGATGCTCGGGATCGTTGCTGTCGACAACCCGCACCGCCGCTCCGTCGAAACCAACCCGGTACACCGCATCGTCGATGACCGTCCACAGTTGTTGCTCGTGCAAATACAGCCCCTGCAAGCTGCCATGGAGCACCGGTTGGCCTAGCTCGGCTGCGGGCCGTTCTACCTTGAAGCGGTTCAGGACCACGCGTTGCGCTGCGCTCAGGTGATTGCGCGGGTTGGCCCAGCTGAAATTCAGGTTCGCCAGTGCAAGTCCCGACGGTGAGGTTATTGGCTGCTCGATAACCTGGACCCCTTTGGGTACGTGTGCGGTCTGGGGCTGCGATGGCCTTGCCTGGCCGATCTTCGGCAGGTCGGACTCGGCGTTGATGATGAACATGATCAGCGTCAGGTTGAACAGCAGCTCGGCAAGATCATTGGTCGCCGAGGCTTCATCGCCCCGAGATGACTGCAAGGTGCTCTGCAACTGGTCAAACAGTTGCAGCATCCAGCCGGAGGTTGCGACCGGCCCACTGAACAGCGGCAACAGCATATTGAACATCAGCCATCCCAACTCCTTATAGGATATCCAGCGATTCTCGCTGTTGGACACCGATTGCGCCTGGGCCCGTGCAACCAGCTCGCGGGCGCTGCAGGTATAGATAGCGTGCAGCAGGTCACCTTGCACCTGTGCTGTATCGAGTTGGGCCGGCGGTGGTATCCGGATGGGCGCGAACTCCGCGCCCAGGCCGAAGCGCACGGTATGCGGCTGCAGAAAGCCGCCGCGCGCATACACCGGCCGTACGCCTTCCTCAAGACTGTCAAGCAGATCGTTCTGTAAAACACCGGGTTCGCTGAGCGCTTCGAACAATGCCTGGCGCGAGCCGAATTCGCGCAACGACTGGCGATGCAAGGGCCGGTAAAGGATACAAGGACCCTGATGGGTGTCGCGCGGTTCGATCAAGTAGACGTTGCGGGCCACATCGGCCACGGCGTCAGGCTGGCGTTTGAAGGCCAACGGCCTCAAGACGCTCTGATCGCTGATGGGCGGGCCCTGAGTGGGACTCATAAACAGCGAAGAGACCATTCTGACGCCCTGGGCGCTGATGCCCTCAATCCCCTGCAAGTGTTTTTCCAGTGCCAGCAAGGGCAACTGCAGGCGCAGCTGCGCAGCGAACACCTTTTCCCGCCGCAGGGCCTGCGCCGGATCATCGAGCAGGTTCCGCTGGAGCAGGTCGGGATACACCCGGCCGATATCCAGGCGCGTGATCAGGGTCTTGACATAGTCCTCTGTCAGCCAGCCCGGCAGCGGCTGACCGTCGCGGCGTCTAAGCGTGATACTGCCGGCCCGCAGCGCATTGAGATTTTCCAGGGCCAATTGCGGCAATGTAAACACAATGTTTTCGACCGTGCCCTGGGTGGCTATCTGGCCGCCGGTAGCCACCGCTGCCGCTGTCACCTTGCCGTTGACGATCTCAATCGTACCGACGTCCAGTGGCTCTGCCTGTGGGTGATCCTGCGCTATCGCCGCCTGCAAAGCCTGGGAGGCGTAGTCGGAAATCAAAGGGATGCCCTCCAGAAACGAGGCAGTGTCGGGCTGGTTTTGCAGCATTGCCAGCTTCAGCAACCCATCGGTGTAAAGCCGGCTGTTTTCACTGCTGGCCCCCAGCAACCACTGCGGCATCAAGTTCTGGATCTGCAAGAGCTTCTGGCGCTCCGACAAGCTGCAGATGTCAAGCATCGACGTCGCCTGGTCGACCTGCGCCACCAGATCCAGCGGCACCGATGGGGCCGCCGCTGCAGCATCGATCAGGCGCAACTGCTGCTCGAACAGCATCAGCGCCTGGGCCTCGAATATCGAATTGCTCGGCTCATACAGATTCAGTTCGAACGTGCTGAGCTGTTGTTTGGCAGTCCAGGCATTGGCCAGTGCGCTGACGAGCGCCTGGCGCGAATCGAAGCGAGACACGCCACCGGCCAGGGTGAACAGCAGCACCACATCACGCTGCTGCTCCGTTATGTGTCGCTCGATCAGCACGGCACTGGACAGTTCCGGGTCCAGCCGCTGGCTGGCCATCAGATCCATGTTCAGCACAAACACCCGGATGTTCGCCAGATTCGAAGCGTGCCGGCGTTGCTCGGCAGAGGGGTAAAGCGCGACGACATGGGCTGTCGCCGCCTCCAGCATATCCAGTTCGCCGGCTCGGTAGGCCAACTCTCCCGCAGCCTGCAATTGCCCGCGCAAGTGCTCGGCAAACCACTGCCAGCGGCCACTGTCATTGGCTGGGCCATCGGACCAGAACGTCGCCAGTTGCTGCTTGTACTGCTCGATCAACAATGGGCCGGATTCGTTGAGTAGTTCCTCCAGGGCATGCAGGTCGACGTCTACCGCCTGAGGATATTCGGCACCGCCCTCAAGTGTCAGGAAATCCTGCCCGGCGCTGAGATTGAGCGTCGCGCCCTGACAGAATCGCTCGATCAGGGCCTGCGCCAGGCTGGTCAGGCGGCAGCCGTCGCTGGGCGTGGCCGAAAACGGCCGGACCAGCGTCAACTGCAAGGGATCGAGGTGCTCGGCGATTTTGCGCTCGCGCCATTGCTCGATGACCATCTGCCAGGCGGTCGATTGCAACGAGGGGCGCAAGGCAAACGCCTGCCCTGCGCTGCCACACAGTGATGCGCCGAGGGCCAGCTGGCTGAGCGGAAAAGTAGATGAATTCATGCAGTGTTTCCTGAGGGTTACAAAAGAACCATCAGACGCCTGAATCCACTACAGCAGGCGGTAACCTTGTATCTCGCCGCAGTACCTCAATTGCACGACGCGCTCAAAGCCCCTTGAACTGTGCCTCCCGCTT is a window from the Pseudomonas sp. LS1212 genome containing:
- a CDS encoding dermonecrotic toxin domain-containing protein, whose product is MNSSTFPLSQLALGASLCGSAGQAFALRPSLQSTAWQMVIEQWRERKIAEHLDPLQLTLVRPFSATPSDGCRLTSLAQALIERFCQGATLNLSAGQDFLTLEGGAEYPQAVDVDLHALEELLNESGPLLIEQYKQQLATFWSDGPANDSGRWQWFAEHLRGQLQAAGELAYRAGELDMLEAATAHVVALYPSAEQRRHASNLANIRVFVLNMDLMASQRLDPELSSAVLIERHITEQQRDVVLLFTLAGGVSRFDSRQALVSALANAWTAKQQLSTFELNLYEPSNSIFEAQALMLFEQQLRLIDAAAAAPSVPLDLVAQVDQATSMLDICSLSERQKLLQIQNLMPQWLLGASSENSRLYTDGLLKLAMLQNQPDTASFLEGIPLISDYASQALQAAIAQDHPQAEPLDVGTIEIVNGKVTAAAVATGGQIATQGTVENIVFTLPQLALENLNALRAGSITLRRRDGQPLPGWLTEDYVKTLITRLDIGRVYPDLLQRNLLDDPAQALRREKVFAAQLRLQLPLLALEKHLQGIEGISAQGVRMVSSLFMSPTQGPPISDQSVLRPLAFKRQPDAVADVARNVYLIEPRDTHQGPCILYRPLHRQSLREFGSRQALFEALSEPGVLQNDLLDSLEEGVRPVYARGGFLQPHTVRFGLGAEFAPIRIPPPAQLDTAQVQGDLLHAIYTCSARELVARAQAQSVSNSENRWISYKELGWLMFNMLLPLFSGPVATSGWMLQLFDQLQSTLQSSRGDEASATNDLAELLFNLTLIMFIINAESDLPKIGQARPSQPQTAHVPKGVQVIEQPITSPSGLALANLNFSWANPRNHLSAAQRVVLNRFKVERPAAELGQPVLHGSLQGLYLHEQQLWTVIDDAVYRVGFDGAAVRVVDSNDPEHPGPWLKRSGNGLWQFDLDLKLRGGMPLGRRIAEMRQANQQRVQNLEAALQAYLPQRLEMTLSIRRELDEIVAQGNDPAADLMARFGSDLRAHYAAMTQAHENYKALNALKSQADFKKVHARYLADRASALVQLNYALRCDYLDVKKEIKTLASPEGEDRIRELVTNPGNDQYKRFFEAFERARGMVDELIVRFETMLALTRELRQTPPLGADLAAKVEALQHREPPLKAWRSTEIHLYGALLLHGTGGRSAPALVSVIESARLGLQMEVALEQNPEFTERERVQILDSSLRRLTIAQEGLENYKRFAQDAKSRPLYQHLAQVLAKIRSETEAELARHIRGLPQHSSSVLPANRTQTLIKTRNRGMVIGQRRGRAESGQGDMVVVVDPIEGQDLARFEENPSDSVWEPVAQAPRTIAADTSLSLKALLERSIRLLTDADQQIQTARAQARTANIPVEMEEILTLQARPLDEMVQQIEGALTRTNATDKATPGGDAALQAKALTDKAAEMREEGRRLRIAIIKAQPPTASRIDYLKGQGEVTIASVAERTATARQKGKPQDYLQEYVIKDKAGKPLWYAHFHYPAIDAQAMNFTAAHLKTVAQRFDGGQQVQGRDNRTVISVYRSQIDTAQARALFIEPAS